A single window of Leptospira semungkisensis DNA harbors:
- the rpsT gene encoding 30S ribosomal protein S20 codes for MANIKSSEKDIRRTKRRNAANSQNRNRLRTQAKKILKALNEGEKDSLKTLFNEYSSLLDKAAKTNLIHSKNADRKKSRMALRINSQAANA; via the coding sequence TTGGCGAACATTAAATCTTCAGAAAAAGATATCCGTAGAACGAAACGCAGGAATGCGGCAAATTCTCAAAACCGGAACCGCCTTAGGACCCAAGCAAAAAAGATCCTAAAAGCGCTTAACGAAGGAGAGAAGGATTCCCTCAAGACTCTGTTCAATGAGTATTCCTCTCTACTTGACAAAGCTGCTAAAACCAACCTCATCCACTCTAAAAATGCAGACCGCAAAAAGAGTCGGATGGCATTACGCATCAATAGCCAGGCTGCGAACGCGTAA
- a CDS encoding GlmU family protein: protein MGRVQRIWIDERETPAGLGALTRIRSFSEIRDGVLTPLQRLKDQYPDAKILYSHSNPAFQKTFFERNPKIAEYDEREIDLIIKPEEFLPWKSIQAVGKNIDIDLESNKELRKWVRKLKVKSGDFHIVGKSKHAHIHPSAKIYPGVVIDVTSGPVIIDKDVKVTSFSFLEGPLYIGQGTHIDNARITGGTTIGNVCRIGGEVGDSIILDFTNKHHEGFLGHSVVGSWVNLGALSTTSDLKNNYGVVKIREEGTEVNTGSIKFGSVIGDFSKIGIGVMLNTGTVIDFGCNVVSPRVSGYLHPFVWADGQPYILDSFLRDSRKIMARRNRELSHSESELIRILYETKVHK from the coding sequence GTGGGCAGAGTTCAGAGAATTTGGATCGACGAGAGGGAAACCCCAGCCGGTTTGGGGGCATTGACTCGGATCCGATCATTCTCAGAGATCCGCGACGGGGTTTTAACCCCACTCCAAAGGCTAAAGGATCAGTATCCTGACGCCAAAATCCTGTATTCTCATTCTAATCCAGCCTTTCAAAAGACATTCTTTGAGAGAAATCCTAAGATCGCAGAATATGATGAGAGAGAAATAGATCTTATCATCAAGCCGGAGGAGTTCCTTCCTTGGAAATCCATCCAGGCAGTCGGTAAGAATATAGATATCGATCTTGAATCCAATAAAGAACTCAGAAAATGGGTTCGCAAGCTCAAGGTGAAGTCCGGTGATTTTCATATCGTTGGAAAATCCAAGCACGCTCATATCCATCCTTCCGCAAAGATCTATCCAGGAGTGGTGATAGATGTAACTTCCGGACCAGTCATCATAGATAAGGACGTTAAGGTTACTTCTTTTTCCTTCTTAGAAGGGCCCTTGTATATTGGCCAGGGAACTCATATAGACAATGCTAGGATCACTGGTGGAACCACGATAGGCAATGTTTGCCGAATCGGCGGGGAAGTCGGAGATAGTATTATATTAGATTTTACGAATAAACATCACGAAGGCTTCTTGGGGCATTCCGTGGTAGGAAGCTGGGTCAATCTAGGAGCTCTCTCTACAACCTCCGATCTCAAGAACAATTACGGCGTAGTTAAGATCAGAGAAGAAGGCACTGAAGTAAATACAGGCTCCATTAAATTCGGTTCCGTCATCGGAGATTTCTCCAAGATAGGAATCGGAGTGATGTTAAATACCGGCACCGTAATAGACTTCGGATGCAATGTTGTATCTCCAAGAGTCAGCGGTTACCTTCATCCTTTCGTGTGGGCCGATGGTCAGCCCTATATCTTGGATTCCTTCTTAAGAGATTCACGCAAGATCATGGCGAGAAGGAACAGAGAACTCTCTCATTCCGAATCTGAACTCATTCGCATTCTGTACGAAACAAAGGTACACAAATAA
- the glmS gene encoding glutamine--fructose-6-phosphate transaminase (isomerizing) encodes MCGIVGYAGEKNVESVLIVGLIGLEYRGYDSAGIAVLDRGEIQVRKQKGKIKDLENFLKEHPVRGNVGIGHTRWATHGEPNQINAHPHTDGKSTVAVVHNGIIENYGELRQELKHKGFVFHSMTDTEVLPNLLAESRRRGKTNKEAFLELFDRVEGKWAVAVVFDNEPDRVYFAQDGAPLLLGRGKEEYYLASDISPLTRNCREVYYINSKEWGYFTKTECNIFGFDGTEKEPEFKKQDIKFEDVDKGGYPHFMIKEIHEQPGIFRRIIQSRIGESGEIEFPESTISRELMSKVNRIIIQAAGTSYYAGMLGKHYLENFAKIQTDTETSSEFRYRNPVVEGDTLIVGISQSGETADTLASLLEAKAKFIKVLSLVNNVNSTIARESDSFIRTDAGPEIGVASTKAFTAQVINLLLFSLYTARLKWIVSDEELKTLIEEIRLLPGKMERILAQAHVLENWAADFTKTKDFVFLGRTYNHPIALEGALKLKEVSYIHASGYAGGEFKHGPIALITNEVPVVCIATKSEIYSKMLSNIQEIKARNGIIISIVTEGDKEARELSDYCFEVPDCPEILSPILNVLPLQLLAYYSAVARGCPPDQPRNLAKSVTVE; translated from the coding sequence ATGTGTGGAATCGTAGGATACGCCGGAGAAAAAAACGTAGAGTCCGTACTGATCGTAGGATTGATCGGTTTGGAATACCGAGGATACGATTCCGCAGGGATTGCCGTACTGGATAGAGGTGAAATCCAAGTTCGCAAGCAAAAAGGAAAGATCAAGGACCTTGAGAATTTTCTAAAAGAACATCCTGTTCGCGGAAACGTAGGAATCGGTCATACTCGCTGGGCCACTCATGGAGAGCCTAATCAGATCAACGCTCACCCTCATACAGATGGAAAATCCACTGTTGCAGTGGTTCACAATGGAATTATAGAAAATTACGGAGAGCTTCGCCAGGAATTGAAGCACAAAGGCTTTGTATTCCATAGCATGACGGATACAGAAGTGCTACCGAACCTTCTTGCAGAAAGCAGAAGACGCGGAAAGACAAACAAAGAAGCTTTCTTAGAATTATTTGATAGAGTCGAAGGAAAGTGGGCTGTTGCAGTCGTTTTCGATAATGAGCCGGACAGAGTATATTTTGCTCAGGATGGAGCTCCACTTCTTCTTGGAAGAGGAAAAGAAGAATACTATCTTGCTTCCGATATCTCTCCTTTGACTCGTAACTGTAGAGAAGTCTATTATATCAATTCCAAGGAATGGGGATACTTTACAAAAACCGAATGTAACATCTTCGGTTTTGATGGAACTGAAAAAGAGCCCGAGTTCAAGAAGCAGGACATCAAATTCGAGGACGTAGACAAGGGCGGTTATCCTCATTTCATGATCAAGGAGATCCATGAGCAACCTGGGATCTTCCGTAGAATTATCCAGTCCAGGATCGGCGAAAGCGGAGAGATAGAATTCCCTGAGAGTACGATCTCCAGAGAGCTGATGTCCAAAGTGAACCGAATCATTATCCAGGCAGCCGGGACCAGCTATTATGCGGGAATGTTAGGCAAGCATTACCTGGAAAATTTCGCAAAGATACAAACGGATACGGAGACTTCTTCCGAGTTTCGTTATAGAAACCCAGTGGTAGAGGGAGATACTCTCATCGTAGGGATTTCACAATCCGGAGAGACTGCAGATACTCTTGCTTCTCTCTTGGAAGCGAAGGCAAAATTCATCAAGGTATTGTCCTTGGTGAATAATGTGAATTCTACCATTGCGAGAGAATCTGATTCATTCATTCGCACGGATGCTGGTCCTGAGATCGGCGTGGCGAGTACTAAGGCGTTTACTGCTCAGGTGATCAACCTTCTTCTTTTTTCCTTATACACAGCTAGATTGAAATGGATCGTTTCCGATGAGGAGCTTAAGACTCTGATAGAGGAGATCCGACTTCTTCCTGGAAAGATGGAGAGAATTTTGGCCCAGGCTCATGTTCTGGAAAATTGGGCCGCGGATTTTACGAAAACCAAGGACTTTGTATTCCTCGGTCGGACGTACAATCATCCGATCGCGTTAGAAGGAGCCCTGAAATTAAAAGAGGTTTCTTATATCCATGCTTCCGGATATGCCGGGGGAGAGTTCAAACACGGTCCAATTGCGCTCATCACCAATGAGGTTCCTGTGGTTTGTATTGCCACCAAATCGGAAATTTACAGTAAAATGCTTTCTAATATCCAGGAAATCAAGGCAAGGAACGGAATTATTATCTCGATTGTTACAGAAGGTGATAAAGAGGCCAGAGAACTGTCGGATTATTGCTTTGAAGTTCCGGATTGTCCGGAAATTTTGAGTCCGATTTTGAATGTTCTTCCTCTCCAACTTCTCGCCTATTATTCTGCCGTGGCGAGGGGTTGTCCTCCGGATCAACCGCGGAACCTCGCAAAGTCCGTCACAGTGGAGTAA
- a CDS encoding YceI family protein has product MKRKLLLFPNLLLAALALTSLQAGNFKVDNAHTAVGFKIKHLAIANVAGNFKDYSGKLGYDEATGALTALDVSIKSSSISTGDEKRDEHLKGGDFFDVSKYPTITFKAAKATVKKGGVSKIPGELTIKGVTKPVTLEVKFSGSAKDPWGNTHLGFEAETKVKRSEFGIVWNKTLEKGGVLVGEDVSIRIEGEIVPE; this is encoded by the coding sequence GTGAAAAGGAAACTTTTATTATTTCCTAACCTTCTTCTCGCAGCTCTTGCACTAACAAGCTTGCAAGCGGGAAACTTCAAAGTGGATAACGCTCACACTGCTGTTGGTTTCAAAATTAAACACCTTGCTATCGCCAACGTTGCAGGTAATTTTAAAGATTACAGCGGCAAATTAGGTTACGACGAAGCTACCGGCGCATTGACTGCGTTAGACGTAAGCATCAAATCTTCTTCTATTTCCACAGGAGACGAGAAAAGAGACGAACACCTAAAGGGAGGAGATTTCTTCGACGTAAGCAAATATCCTACCATCACTTTCAAGGCAGCTAAGGCTACCGTTAAGAAAGGTGGAGTTTCTAAGATCCCAGGCGAATTGACCATCAAAGGAGTCACTAAGCCTGTTACTCTGGAAGTTAAATTCTCCGGTTCTGCAAAAGACCCGTGGGGAAACACTCACCTAGGTTTCGAAGCTGAAACTAAAGTCAAAAGAAGCGAATTCGGTATCGTTTGGAACAAGACCTTAGAAAAAGGCGGAGTTCTTGTAGGCGAGGACGTTTCTATTCGCATCGAAGGCGAAATCGTTCCAGAATAA
- a CDS encoding ammonium transporter: MKLAHKLLALLILVVPALLWGQDATTPPPAPAPTLDKGDTAWMIVASTLVFFMIPGLALFYGGIVRSKNVLSTMMHSFIAILVLTLQWTIFGYSFAFDGSNPFYGDFGLLFLNGIDIDTLEGTIPKFIHFLFQGMFALITPALISGAIAERVKLSGYVVFILAWSTLVYDPVAHWVWDSDGWLFQKSALDFAGGTVVHLISGIAGLAAAIVLGKRKGDGPALIAPNNLTYTLIGAGFLWFGWFGFNAGSGLATNGLAARAFAVTLIAPAAAGVAWLLIEYFHTKKATALGAASGIVAGLVVITPAAGFVDAKGAILMGLIVSPICYIAILLKGKLGYDDSLDAFGIHGVGGAIGAILTGVFTVTLGAGVATRGDQIIVQLISVVATGAYSFIVSLVLVFIIEKTIGFRISEEKEIAGLDSEIHGEKGYII; this comes from the coding sequence ATGAAATTGGCCCATAAACTACTCGCGCTTCTGATCTTAGTGGTCCCTGCACTTCTTTGGGGTCAGGACGCAACCACACCTCCGCCTGCTCCTGCTCCAACTTTGGATAAAGGGGACACGGCTTGGATGATCGTCGCTTCCACACTCGTGTTCTTTATGATCCCTGGTCTCGCGCTGTTTTACGGCGGGATCGTAAGATCTAAGAACGTTCTTTCTACCATGATGCACAGCTTCATCGCGATCCTGGTTCTCACTCTTCAGTGGACCATTTTCGGATACAGCTTTGCTTTCGACGGAAGTAATCCTTTCTATGGTGACTTCGGACTTCTCTTCCTAAACGGAATTGATATCGATACACTGGAAGGAACTATTCCTAAATTCATTCACTTCCTATTCCAAGGAATGTTCGCTCTAATTACCCCGGCGCTAATCTCCGGAGCAATTGCAGAGAGAGTAAAACTCTCCGGATATGTTGTGTTCATTCTTGCATGGTCCACCCTGGTTTATGATCCAGTGGCTCACTGGGTTTGGGACTCCGATGGATGGTTATTCCAAAAAAGCGCACTTGACTTTGCTGGTGGAACAGTAGTTCACTTGATCTCCGGTATCGCAGGTCTCGCAGCAGCAATCGTATTAGGAAAACGTAAAGGTGACGGACCAGCTCTGATCGCTCCAAACAACCTGACTTATACTTTGATAGGTGCTGGGTTCCTTTGGTTCGGATGGTTCGGATTTAACGCCGGTTCCGGTCTTGCGACTAACGGACTTGCAGCAAGAGCTTTTGCAGTGACTTTGATTGCTCCTGCAGCAGCTGGAGTAGCTTGGTTGTTGATCGAATACTTCCATACTAAAAAAGCAACCGCATTGGGCGCTGCTTCCGGGATCGTAGCTGGATTGGTCGTGATCACTCCTGCAGCAGGATTCGTGGATGCAAAAGGTGCGATCCTAATGGGCTTGATCGTTTCTCCAATCTGCTATATCGCAATCCTCTTGAAAGGAAAACTCGGTTATGACGATTCTCTGGATGCATTCGGTATTCACGGTGTAGGTGGTGCGATAGGCGCAATCCTTACCGGAGTATTTACCGTAACTTTAGGAGCGGGAGTTGCAACTCGCGGAGACCAGATCATCGTTCAGTTGATCAGCGTTGTCGCTACAGGTGCATATTCCTTCATCGTATCCTTGGTTCTTGTTTTCATCATCGAGAAGACAATCGGATTCAGGATTTCCGAAGAGAAAGAGATCGCAGGTCTCGATTCCGAGATCCACGGAGAGAAAGGTTATATTATATAA
- a CDS encoding LIC_10450 family protein — MLSRQTQDYIIVNSIDEIDPNKLSLSQLGTKYLDRNGNRYAVRFNKDTRKAEIIRITLQKASEAASSKPRAGKLNSKSYPLDLQKLSNLLKNTKHPSAEWIENLADKTKSSPTPRTTNAPVNLERPSYAANQETENAVSSSETPDLMARVAAANSDQFDLSKVDLNISDAGLSNSSKEDSLPVFVEAIEAGSTRESKYIEDSVQQFQKVKERIESVLNNIRNSKIFEATGDPSDNKNIVGNLTREFDIEFFQKLDKILNYHKELTSYPRSITYYTAKYESHRKQALQSKSSDQEKLKLVIRWEMQEMLLSLARKLKKMVLNALNVLNTKNENHLKQVAYNQQQMYKDARSALLYCSEDIGALLISLQKWADSEG; from the coding sequence ATGCTATCGAGACAGACCCAAGACTATATCATAGTTAACTCGATCGACGAAATCGATCCGAACAAGCTATCTCTTTCTCAGTTGGGTACGAAGTATTTGGATCGGAACGGCAACAGATATGCTGTGCGTTTCAATAAGGATACTAGAAAAGCAGAGATCATACGGATTACTTTGCAAAAAGCTTCCGAAGCGGCTTCCTCCAAACCCAGAGCAGGAAAATTAAATTCCAAGTCCTATCCTCTGGACCTTCAAAAACTTTCGAACTTATTAAAAAATACAAAGCATCCTAGCGCAGAATGGATCGAGAATTTAGCGGATAAAACTAAATCCTCCCCTACTCCAAGAACTACGAATGCGCCGGTAAATTTGGAAAGGCCGTCTTACGCGGCTAACCAAGAGACGGAAAATGCAGTCTCTTCTTCTGAGACTCCGGACCTGATGGCGAGAGTCGCTGCGGCGAACTCGGATCAATTCGATCTTTCTAAAGTAGATCTGAATATTTCGGACGCAGGACTTTCCAATTCTAGCAAAGAAGATTCTCTCCCTGTGTTTGTAGAAGCGATAGAAGCCGGTTCTACTAGAGAATCAAAATATATAGAAGATTCAGTCCAACAGTTCCAAAAGGTCAAAGAAAGAATAGAGTCTGTACTGAACAATATTCGTAACTCCAAGATCTTTGAAGCAACGGGCGATCCTTCGGACAATAAGAATATAGTTGGGAATCTGACCCGAGAGTTCGACATAGAATTCTTTCAGAAATTGGATAAGATACTCAACTATCATAAAGAGCTGACTTCTTATCCTAGATCGATTACCTATTATACTGCTAAGTACGAATCTCATAGAAAACAGGCATTGCAATCTAAGAGTTCCGATCAGGAAAAACTGAAATTAGTGATCCGCTGGGAAATGCAGGAAATGCTCCTAAGTTTGGCGAGAAAACTTAAGAAAATGGTCCTGAACGCCCTGAATGTTCTAAACACTAAGAACGAAAACCATCTCAAGCAGGTGGCGTACAACCAACAGCAGATGTACAAAGATGCCCGGAGCGCCCTTTTATATTGCTCGGAAGATATTGGTGCACTACTTATCTCCTTGCAAAAATGGGCCGATAGCGAAGGGTAG
- a CDS encoding glycosyltransferase family 2 protein → MKLSIVIPCYNEKNTIKNILETVKKVPYKDKEIILVDDFSTDGTRELLQTAPFKKLVDQLLFHEVNQGKGAALRSGFKAAKGDIVIVQDADLEYDPFEIPDVIDPIHKGKADVVFGSRFMGGRAHRVVYYWHRLGNLFLTTLSNMLTNINLTDMETCYKAFRREVIQGIEIQENRFGFEPEITAKIAKIPNIRIYEVGISYYGRTYAEGKKIGWKDGFRAIYCILRYNLFS, encoded by the coding sequence ATGAAACTTTCCATCGTAATCCCTTGCTATAACGAAAAGAATACCATCAAGAATATCTTGGAGACCGTTAAAAAGGTCCCTTATAAAGATAAAGAGATCATCCTAGTGGATGATTTCTCTACGGATGGTACCAGAGAATTATTACAAACTGCTCCATTCAAAAAGTTGGTGGATCAACTTCTATTCCATGAAGTGAACCAAGGAAAAGGAGCGGCTCTTCGCAGCGGATTTAAGGCTGCAAAGGGAGATATTGTTATCGTTCAAGATGCAGATCTTGAATATGACCCGTTCGAGATCCCTGATGTGATCGATCCGATCCATAAAGGAAAAGCGGATGTGGTCTTTGGAAGTCGCTTTATGGGCGGAAGAGCTCATAGAGTCGTCTATTACTGGCATCGTTTAGGGAATCTTTTCCTCACCACTCTTTCTAACATGCTGACCAATATCAACCTCACCGATATGGAGACTTGCTATAAGGCTTTCCGTAGAGAAGTGATCCAAGGCATTGAGATCCAAGAGAACCGATTCGGCTTCGAACCGGAGATCACTGCTAAGATCGCAAAGATACCGAATATCCGTATCTATGAAGTCGGAATTTCTTATTACGGACGCACATACGCAGAAGGCAAAAAGATAGGTTGGAAAGACGGATTTAGAGCAATCTACTGTATTCTCCGTTACAATCTATTTTCTTAA
- a CDS encoding P-II family nitrogen regulator → MKLIVAIIQPHKLEEVKAELTKNEIYRLTVSDVQGYGQQKGKTEVFRGHEYQVNLLRKVRLEIAVNDEFVKPTVDAILKAAKTGDGKIGDGKILILPLEDVIRIRTGERGSSAI, encoded by the coding sequence ATGAAATTAATCGTAGCAATTATCCAGCCACATAAACTGGAAGAGGTAAAAGCCGAGCTTACTAAGAATGAAATTTACAGACTTACCGTAAGCGACGTGCAAGGCTACGGGCAGCAGAAAGGTAAAACGGAAGTATTCCGCGGACATGAATACCAAGTGAACCTTCTCAGAAAAGTAAGATTAGAGATCGCGGTAAACGACGAGTTCGTTAAGCCAACCGTAGATGCTATTCTAAAAGCTGCCAAGACCGGCGATGGAAAGATCGGAGACGGAAAGATCCTTATCCTTCCTCTCGAAGACGTGATCCGTATCCGTACCGGAGAAAGAGGAAGCTCAGCGATTTAA
- a CDS encoding carboxyl transferase domain-containing protein codes for MEVLESRISTSSPEYKENYSDLSGKVEDIRKLLQKAYQGGGDKAIQRHKSRGKLTARERVHTLIDPNTTFLEFSSLAGEKVYSDEVPSAGIVTGIGKIGGTPCVIIANDATVKGGTYYPLTVKKHIRAQEIARENRLPCIYLVDSGGAFLPMQDEVFPDKEHFGRIFYNQANLSREGIPQISIVMGSCTAGGAYIPAMSDESVIVKGNGTIFLGGPPLVKAATGEIVTPEELGGADVHCRISGVTDHYAENDQHALEIARHIVGSLGSSAQRIQESISFEEPLYPAEEIYGIIQKDIRKPYDVREVIARVVDGSRFQEFKKYYGTTIVTGFANIYGKMVGIIANNGVLFSESSLKTAHFIQLCNQREIPLVFLQNITGFMVGKKYENAGIAKDGAKMVNAVSTSVVPKYTVVIGGSYGAGNYGMCGRAFGPRFLWMWPNAKISVMGGEQASNVLLTVKMEQLEKEGKSLSEAEQAEFRRPILEDYDRRSSCIYSTARLWDDGILDPARTREALGLALYSDLSGKKPDPSYAIFRM; via the coding sequence ATGGAAGTACTGGAATCCCGCATCAGCACGTCTTCTCCTGAGTATAAGGAGAATTATTCCGATCTATCCGGTAAGGTAGAAGATATTCGAAAACTTCTACAGAAAGCGTACCAGGGTGGAGGAGATAAGGCGATCCAAAGGCATAAGAGCAGAGGAAAGCTTACTGCCAGGGAAAGGGTCCATACTCTGATCGATCCGAATACTACCTTTTTGGAATTTTCCTCTCTTGCGGGAGAGAAGGTTTACTCGGACGAGGTTCCTTCTGCGGGGATCGTGACAGGTATCGGAAAGATAGGTGGCACACCTTGTGTGATCATCGCAAACGATGCTACCGTCAAGGGAGGAACATATTATCCTCTCACAGTAAAGAAGCATATACGTGCGCAAGAGATCGCTCGGGAGAATCGACTTCCTTGCATTTATCTGGTGGATTCAGGAGGAGCCTTTCTTCCGATGCAGGATGAAGTGTTTCCGGACAAAGAACATTTCGGAAGGATATTTTATAACCAAGCTAATCTTTCCAGAGAAGGCATTCCTCAGATCTCCATAGTAATGGGAAGTTGCACTGCCGGCGGTGCTTATATTCCTGCGATGTCCGACGAGTCGGTTATCGTAAAAGGAAATGGTACCATTTTCTTAGGCGGACCTCCGTTAGTGAAAGCTGCAACCGGCGAGATCGTAACTCCGGAAGAATTAGGCGGTGCAGATGTGCATTGTAGAATTTCCGGAGTAACGGATCATTATGCGGAGAATGACCAGCATGCTTTAGAAATCGCAAGGCATATCGTAGGAAGTTTAGGAAGTTCCGCTCAGAGAATCCAAGAATCGATCTCTTTTGAAGAACCTTTATATCCTGCCGAAGAGATCTATGGAATTATCCAAAAAGATATTCGCAAGCCTTACGATGTGAGAGAAGTGATTGCCCGAGTGGTGGACGGGTCCCGCTTTCAAGAATTCAAAAAATATTATGGGACTACGATCGTGACCGGATTCGCAAATATCTACGGCAAGATGGTAGGGATTATTGCGAATAACGGGGTTTTATTCTCAGAGAGCTCTTTAAAGACAGCTCATTTCATCCAACTTTGTAATCAAAGAGAGATCCCACTTGTGTTCCTGCAAAATATCACAGGATTTATGGTAGGAAAGAAATACGAGAACGCAGGGATCGCTAAGGATGGAGCCAAGATGGTCAATGCAGTCTCTACTTCTGTGGTTCCTAAATACACTGTAGTGATTGGCGGTTCGTATGGGGCCGGAAATTACGGAATGTGCGGAAGGGCCTTTGGTCCTCGTTTCCTTTGGATGTGGCCAAATGCTAAGATTTCCGTAATGGGTGGGGAACAGGCTTCGAATGTTCTTCTCACTGTTAAGATGGAGCAATTGGAGAAGGAAGGCAAATCCCTTTCCGAAGCGGAACAGGCTGAATTCAGACGACCTATTCTAGAGGACTATGATCGACGATCCTCTTGCATTTACTCTACTGCAAGACTTTGGGATGACGGGATCTTGGATCCTGCAAGGACCAGAGAGGCTTTGGGCCTTGCCTTGTATTCTGATCTTTCTGGAAAAAAACCAGATCCTTCGTATGCGATTTTCCGCATGTGA
- the glmM gene encoding phosphoglucosamine mutase, whose protein sequence is MALNPQKPVFQHPDLMVSVSGIRGIIPTGLSSDVIYHSLRAFGSWLKGNTVVIGRDSRPSGAYIENIAIGVMLGMGKKVIQLGIVPTPTVKAVVNQSGAAGGIMISASHNPVVWNAFKFIGPGGFFTNAKDLEELLDFVRTEDYKPFQFKPNASVEDGRDRIQAHIDSVLARVNVAAIKRKKFTVFLDAVNGGGSFVLPELLKQLNCKVIAQHCKPDGTFPRPPEPTPDALKQSSRLIKQSKAHIGFALDPDADRLVVLSPKKGAVSEELTLPLSFMSYLASNSISKKASITVNLSTSFVNDWVADSVGIPTYRSKVGEANVVAEMQHRKSVFGGEGNGGVIDPAIPSYGRDSLSGVAHILNLLALKGEDTDTVLSNLPAVYMRKIAYKIAGQKTEEIYSRFRSAFSDYKEDARDGLRLANEDSWIHIRPSNTEPILRLIGESRTKKDLESLLNKAGRIMENS, encoded by the coding sequence ATGGCCCTGAATCCTCAAAAACCGGTTTTTCAACATCCGGATTTGATGGTTTCTGTGTCCGGAATCCGGGGTATCATTCCTACAGGACTTAGCTCCGACGTAATTTACCATTCTCTTCGCGCCTTTGGGTCGTGGCTCAAGGGAAATACAGTAGTAATCGGTAGGGATTCCCGCCCAAGCGGTGCCTATATAGAGAATATTGCCATCGGAGTCATGCTCGGAATGGGCAAAAAGGTGATCCAACTCGGGATCGTGCCTACTCCCACTGTAAAGGCTGTGGTCAATCAGTCCGGAGCCGCAGGTGGGATCATGATCTCCGCCTCCCATAATCCTGTTGTGTGGAATGCATTTAAGTTCATCGGACCTGGCGGCTTCTTCACAAATGCCAAGGACCTCGAAGAACTTTTAGATTTTGTTCGGACAGAAGATTATAAGCCATTCCAGTTCAAGCCCAACGCAAGTGTTGAGGATGGAAGAGATCGAATCCAGGCTCATATCGATTCCGTTTTAGCCAGAGTGAATGTGGCTGCCATCAAACGAAAAAAATTCACCGTTTTCTTGGATGCAGTAAACGGTGGGGGAAGTTTCGTTCTCCCAGAATTGCTAAAGCAATTGAACTGCAAGGTAATCGCTCAACATTGCAAACCGGACGGAACCTTTCCTAGGCCACCTGAGCCTACTCCGGATGCATTGAAGCAATCTTCAAGACTTATCAAACAATCCAAGGCTCATATCGGTTTTGCGTTGGATCCGGATGCGGATCGACTCGTGGTGCTTTCTCCTAAGAAGGGCGCCGTTTCCGAAGAATTAACTCTTCCTTTGAGCTTTATGTCTTACCTTGCTTCGAATTCTATTTCGAAGAAGGCTTCGATCACCGTAAATCTCTCCACTAGTTTCGTAAATGATTGGGTCGCCGACTCAGTTGGAATTCCTACCTACCGTTCTAAGGTTGGAGAAGCAAACGTTGTGGCAGAAATGCAACACCGCAAATCCGTGTTCGGCGGAGAAGGGAACGGAGGAGTCATAGATCCTGCCATTCCTTCCTATGGAAGGGACTCTCTTTCGGGAGTGGCTCATATCCTGAATCTGCTTGCTCTGAAGGGCGAAGATACTGATACTGTGCTCAGTAATCTTCCTGCAGTCTATATGCGAAAAATCGCGTATAAAATTGCGGGTCAAAAGACAGAAGAGATTTATTCTCGGTTTCGCAGTGCATTTTCCGACTATAAAGAAGATGCGAGAGACGGACTTCGCTTAGCAAACGAGGACTCTTGGATACATATTCGACCTTCGAATACCGAGCCGATCCTCCGGTTGATAGGAGAGTCTAGGACTAAAAAAGACCTGGAATCCCTATTAAACAAGGCCGGAAGGATCATGGAGAATTCATAA